Proteins encoded in a region of the Zea mays cultivar B73 chromosome 2, Zm-B73-REFERENCE-NAM-5.0, whole genome shotgun sequence genome:
- the LOC103645944 gene encoding gamma-aminobutyrate transaminase 1, mitochondrial produces the protein MMIARRLLRSNNAPAQATSLLKHVTGTASLQGNADSLLDGTVRHFGSAPSAQPEENGFKGHGMLAPFTAGWQSNDLHPLIIERSEGSYVYDINGNKYLDSLAGLWCTALGGSEPRLVKAATEQLNKLPFYHSFWNRTTKPSLDLAQEILSMFTAREMGKVFFTNSGSEANDSQVKLVWYYNNALGRPNKKKFIARSKAYHGSTLISASLTGLPALHQKFDLPAPFVLHTDCPHYWRYHLPGETEEDFATRLATNLENLILKEGPETIAAFIAEPVMGAGGVIPPPKTYFDKVQAIVKKYDILFIADEVITAFGRLGTMFGCDYYNIKPDLVSLAKALSNAYVPIGATLVSPEISDVIHSQSNKLGSFAHGFTYSGHPVACAVAIEALKLYRERDIPGHVKQIAPKFQDGIRALADSPIIGEIRGLGMIMGTEFTNNKSPTDLFPAEWGVGAIFGEECQKRGMLVRVAGDAIMMSPTLIMTPGEVDELVRIYGEALKATEERVAALQSKKN, from the exons ATGATGATCGCGCGACGCCTGCTCCGATCCAATAATGCCCCCGCCCAG GCAACCAGCTTATTGAAGCATGTAACTGGCACCGCAAGTTTGCAAGGCAATGCGGATAGCTTGTTGGATGGTACAGTCAGACATTTTGGCTCAGCACCGTCTGCCCAGCCTGAAGAAAATGG GTTCAAGGGCCACGGCATGCTGGCGCCTTTTACAGCTGGCTGGCAGAGCAATGATTTGCACCCTCTGATCATTGAGAGATCTGAG GGTTCCTATGTCTATGACATTAATGGGAACAAGTATCTGGACTCTCTTGCAGGATTATGGTGCACAGCTTTAG GTGGTAGCGAGCCTCGCTTAGTCAAAGCAGCAACTGAGCAATTAAACAAACTACCCTTCTACCATTCCTTCTGGAACCGTACAACAAAACCTTCGTTG GATCTTGCACAGGAGATCCTTAGCATGTTCACTGCAAGGGAAATGGGGAAAgttttcttcacaaacagtggttCAGAAGCAAATGACTCTCAG GTCAAACTAGTATGGTATTATAACAATGCATTGGGGAGGCCAAACAAGAAGAAATTTATTGCGCGATCAAAAGC ATACCATGGATCTACATTGATTTCAGCGAGCCTAACTGG TCTTCCTGCCCTACACCAGAAGTTTGATCTACCAGCACCTTTTGTTCTGCACACTGACTGCCCTCACTACTGGCGATATCATCTTCCTG GCGAGACAGAAGAAGATTTTGCGACTAGACTTGCCACCAATTTAGAGAACCTCATTCTCAAAGAAGGACCAGAAACA ATTGCTGCTTTCATTGCTGAACCTGTGATGGGTGCTGGTGGTGTCATCCCTCCTCCAAAGACCTATTTTGACAAG GTTCAAGCAATCGTGAAGAAGTATGACATTCTTTTCATAGCAGATGAG GTTATCACTGCATTTGGAAGGCTGGGAACTATGTTTGGATGCGATTACTATAACATCAAGCCAGATCTAGTTTCACTGGCCAAG GCTCTTTCAAACGCCTACGTACCCATCGGGGCAACTCTTGTTAGCCCAGAGATATCAGATGTGATCCATTCCCAGAGCAATAAGCTTG GTTCATTTGCTCATGGATTCACGTACTCCGGCCATCCGGTTGCCTGTGCTGTGGCCATTGAAGCTCTGAAACTTTATCG CGAAAGGGACATTCCCGGCCATGTCAAGCAAATCGCCCCAAAGTTCCAGGACGGGATTAGGGCGCTGGCAGACAGTCCGATTATCGGGGAG ATACGTGGCTTGGGGATGATTATGGGGACCGAATTCACAAACAACAAGTCACCGACTGATCTGTTCCCTGCCGAATGGG GGGTCGGTGCCATCTTCGGCGAAGAGTGCCAGAAGCGCGGCATGCTGGTGAGGGTCGCTGGCGACGCCATCATGATGTCGCCGACGCTGATCATGACGCCCGGCGAAGTCGACGAG TTGGTGCGCATCTACGGGGAAGCCCTCAAGGCCACGGAGGAGAGGGTGGCAGCCCTGCAGTCCAAGAAGAACTAG